A single region of the Coraliomargarita parva genome encodes:
- a CDS encoding SDR family oxidoreductase: protein MKILLTGASGLLGNAYAEAALRRGHSVIALYNQHVPELSGDVRARQLDGLELDRLTSLCLEEWPEAIVNCAAISSPDQVLEQPDLAEKINVALPRKLAQIATHLGARLIHISTDMVFDGQSSEPYRSTDMPMPTDLYGQTKLMAEREVLEHNPEDPVVLRIPILMGNSPRGRRSVHEKLLDAIRRGERPKLFTDEIRQPAAASNVAEVMLELTERRDLHGIFHWAGSETLSRYEMGQRILRHFGLPEDAIEAVCKQDDPAFAGRPSNLTFNLHPIVSKLKTQPVGFEEQLEELTRIEPLRS, encoded by the coding sequence ATGAAGATTCTACTCACCGGAGCCTCCGGATTGCTCGGAAATGCCTATGCTGAAGCCGCCCTGCGTCGCGGCCATTCAGTCATCGCACTCTACAATCAACATGTCCCCGAATTGTCGGGCGATGTGCGTGCACGCCAACTCGACGGCCTTGAGCTGGACCGGCTGACCTCGCTCTGCCTCGAGGAATGGCCCGAAGCGATCGTCAATTGTGCTGCCATCTCCTCGCCCGACCAAGTGCTGGAGCAGCCCGACCTGGCCGAAAAGATCAATGTCGCCCTGCCCCGCAAGCTGGCTCAAATCGCCACCCACCTCGGCGCACGGCTGATCCATATTTCCACGGACATGGTCTTCGACGGCCAAAGCTCCGAACCTTACCGCTCCACCGACATGCCCATGCCGACCGACCTCTACGGTCAGACCAAGCTGATGGCCGAACGGGAAGTCCTTGAGCACAACCCGGAAGACCCGGTGGTCCTGCGCATCCCCATCCTCATGGGTAACAGCCCCCGGGGCCGGCGCAGCGTACATGAAAAATTACTGGATGCGATCCGGCGCGGCGAGCGGCCCAAACTGTTTACCGACGAGATCCGGCAACCGGCCGCAGCCTCCAATGTCGCCGAGGTCATGCTCGAGCTCACAGAACGGCGCGACCTCCACGGCATCTTTCACTGGGCCGGATCGGAAACGCTGAGCCGCTACGAGATGGGCCAGCGCATCCTCCGGCATTTCGGCCTCCCGGAAGACGCCATAGAAGCGGTTTGCAAACAGGACGATCCGGCATTTGCCGGCCGGCCCTCCAACCTGACCTTCAATCTGCACCCGATCGTAAGCAAGTTGAAGACCCAGCCGGTCGGATTTGAGGAGCAACTGGAGGAACTCACCCGCATCGAACCCTTACGCTCCTAA
- the hisC gene encoding histidinol-phosphate transaminase, protein MNYAELANAGVLDQPVYEPGKPIEYVAREYGLKPEAIAKLASNENPFGPSPKAVEAIHAAAAHSHLYPDGGCLDLRQAIARARGLTPESIVIGNGSNEIIELLGHAFLRPGVEVVMGTQAFIVYKLVAKLFGATPVEVPMKDFAHDLKAMRAAVTERTRLLFVASPNNPTGIANQEGELLDLAASLPEHVIFCFDEAYAEYLETAPDLRAAIEAGHKVIGMRTFSKIYGLGGLRVGYGYGDPELIALLQRVRQPFNVNSLAQAAALAALGDDAFVSSCRRSNEVGREQLVAGLEALGYRVWGGQANFVLCQIGNGLQAFQALQAEGIIVRPLAPYGMPEFVRITIGTPAENERLLEAVGRYARAPIEEGVG, encoded by the coding sequence ATGAACTACGCTGAACTTGCGAATGCTGGTGTGCTGGATCAACCGGTCTACGAACCGGGTAAGCCGATCGAATATGTTGCCCGTGAATACGGGTTAAAGCCGGAGGCGATTGCCAAGCTGGCCTCCAACGAGAACCCCTTCGGGCCTTCTCCCAAGGCGGTCGAGGCCATCCATGCCGCGGCGGCGCACAGCCATCTATATCCGGACGGTGGTTGCCTTGACCTGCGTCAGGCGATTGCTCGGGCACGTGGCCTGACGCCCGAGTCGATTGTGATCGGAAACGGGTCGAATGAGATTATCGAGCTTCTGGGGCATGCCTTTCTTCGTCCCGGAGTTGAGGTCGTGATGGGGACCCAAGCCTTTATTGTGTATAAGCTGGTCGCCAAGCTCTTTGGCGCGACCCCGGTGGAGGTCCCGATGAAGGACTTTGCGCATGACCTGAAGGCCATGCGGGCTGCCGTGACGGAGCGGACACGTTTGCTTTTTGTCGCCAGCCCGAACAATCCGACCGGGATCGCGAACCAGGAAGGCGAGTTGCTCGATTTGGCGGCCTCGCTGCCTGAACATGTCATTTTTTGCTTTGACGAGGCCTATGCGGAATATCTGGAGACCGCGCCGGATTTGCGTGCGGCCATCGAGGCGGGACACAAGGTGATCGGCATGCGGACCTTCTCGAAAATATACGGTTTGGGAGGCCTGCGTGTCGGGTACGGTTATGGTGATCCGGAATTGATCGCCTTGCTGCAACGCGTGCGCCAGCCGTTCAACGTCAACTCTCTGGCTCAAGCCGCAGCGCTGGCTGCGCTGGGTGACGACGCATTTGTCAGTTCTTGCCGTCGTTCCAACGAGGTCGGTCGGGAGCAACTCGTTGCCGGTTTGGAGGCACTGGGGTATCGTGTATGGGGCGGTCAGGCAAACTTTGTGCTCTGTCAGATCGGTAATGGACTCCAGGCATTCCAGGCCTTGCAAGCGGAGGGGATCATCGTACGACCCCTGGCACCCTACGGCATGCCTGAATTTGTCCGCATCACAATCGGAACTCCGGCTGAAAATGAACGTTTGCTCGAAGCCGTGGGCCGGTATGCCCGAGCTCCGATTGAAGAAGGCGTCGGATGA
- a CDS encoding hemolysin family protein, whose protein sequence is MNDLWLNLSISLGAVSLMLILHAFLVLFEISMVKIRYGEVGDEVVAQLKSRPALARLMDNGDRTGRLVRFSKTICTVAVGLLLLPLVSDLLSLLDPGGVPGRWLVVLLSFVLAVTVHFFFAEIFPRGLAMRDPAKGLLSSYRVLLVFQVFVFPAMLFFRRFKQLLFKRLGVDVEDELNPLDVDVQIRAMGEESQDLGAVVRGIMSRTIQMHELVVQDILLPRSQVVIYDLDEGLEVNLERMKRAGHTRFPLCRGDLDECVGIIHIKDIFRSQVPTAEIDPLKLKRTVAVFQLETPVEEALERMLRAKFHMALVVDEFGGVVGVVTLESILEELVGEIQDEFDSEEEQIISLKQENAYKISGLTPIHDIEERLEIEIENDEVSTFGGLITAEIGRIPERGEVIEAYGMKIRVDEVNDRRVISTTVELKPEAEES, encoded by the coding sequence ATGAATGACCTTTGGTTGAACCTGAGCATCTCGCTGGGCGCTGTTTCGCTCATGCTGATCCTGCACGCGTTTCTCGTACTCTTCGAAATCAGCATGGTCAAGATCCGCTACGGCGAGGTGGGGGACGAGGTGGTCGCCCAGCTGAAAAGCCGTCCGGCGTTGGCCAGATTGATGGACAACGGGGACCGGACCGGGCGATTGGTGCGGTTCAGCAAGACCATCTGCACGGTGGCGGTCGGCTTGCTCTTGCTGCCGCTGGTGAGTGACCTTCTTAGCCTGCTGGATCCGGGGGGCGTGCCCGGACGCTGGCTCGTGGTCCTGCTCTCCTTTGTCCTCGCCGTGACGGTGCACTTTTTCTTTGCCGAGATTTTTCCCCGAGGCCTGGCCATGCGTGATCCGGCCAAGGGGCTGCTGAGCTCCTACCGGGTGCTGCTGGTCTTTCAGGTATTTGTTTTTCCGGCCATGCTCTTTTTTCGGCGCTTCAAGCAACTGTTGTTCAAGCGTCTCGGGGTGGATGTCGAAGATGAGCTGAATCCGCTGGATGTGGACGTACAGATCCGGGCCATGGGAGAGGAGAGTCAGGACCTCGGGGCGGTGGTGCGAGGCATTATGTCCCGCACGATCCAGATGCACGAACTCGTGGTGCAGGATATCCTCTTACCCCGCAGCCAGGTGGTGATCTATGATCTGGATGAAGGCCTCGAGGTGAATCTGGAGCGGATGAAACGCGCCGGACACACCCGCTTCCCCTTGTGTCGCGGGGACCTGGATGAGTGTGTCGGTATCATTCATATCAAGGACATCTTCCGATCCCAGGTGCCGACCGCCGAGATTGACCCGCTGAAACTGAAGCGTACGGTTGCGGTCTTTCAGCTGGAAACCCCGGTGGAGGAGGCTCTGGAACGAATGCTGCGGGCCAAGTTCCACATGGCGCTGGTGGTAGACGAGTTCGGCGGTGTGGTCGGGGTTGTCACACTCGAGAGCATTCTGGAGGAACTGGTCGGGGAAATTCAAGACGAGTTCGACAGCGAGGAGGAGCAAATCATTTCGCTCAAGCAGGAGAACGCCTATAAGATTTCCGGACTCACCCCGATTCATGACATTGAGGAGCGGCTCGAAATCGAAATCGAAAACGATGAAGTCTCGACCTTCGGTGGCCTGATTACTGCCGAGATCGGCCGAATCCCCGAGCGGGGAGAGGTCATTGAAGCCTACGGAATGAAGATCCGTGTGGATGAGGTGAATGACCGCCGGGTGATTTCGACCACGGTGGAACTCAAGCCGGAAGCGGAAGAGAGCTAA
- a CDS encoding tetratricopeptide repeat protein, with translation MKKPNPRSKNPIIREKTALLGYVVQRRGADGRVEIQIRWGRLFATFLLLFVGAWVSVSTALYFNFKLRKDFDTVSYKNMLLLPFRMDEHRQEMGNYHVEKGLQRLKEEDFRDALRLLRLGVARAPGNLEGRTVLAGIYEVAFKRPDLAADMMLEGLKKGGIEDLDYLKVTLRILLRHQMDAKIQELADEYLPKEPEMTDLNRTIAFGAANANFLRGNYDRADDYLINYKLNEALEGIILSAQISWERGNQLAAISKLEESVRKFPNSEALLMQLSRYYREMGDIDSARRYAILRNVKDPLSPAPRLELLYIYNKSGDTEREERETKRMLKQFREDEPALQSLANFAADTGNIELARRTYEEALENEFSIDAFALLLIEAHLVSKDYPGALAFAEELLKEKPDWLSDRWAIFSSLRAVASYGINRPDLGEIYLQNFIEEKRNQPSTYLAVSRRFVNIDRYQQAHKVLSVAYQNSPSNQKILTELVRINLELGNTENLNKLISRLLQMRRPELNLLADAYQKLGSDLFIFTPDRESLLLELGALLREQTQSLPANRNLTAAAKETI, from the coding sequence ATGAAGAAGCCGAACCCGAGAAGCAAAAACCCAATCATACGTGAAAAAACGGCCCTCCTGGGCTATGTGGTGCAGCGTCGGGGTGCGGACGGACGGGTGGAAATCCAAATCCGCTGGGGGCGTCTGTTTGCCACCTTCCTCCTGCTTTTCGTTGGCGCCTGGGTGAGTGTTTCCACCGCCCTCTACTTCAATTTTAAACTCCGTAAGGATTTCGACACGGTCTCCTACAAAAACATGCTGCTACTGCCCTTCCGCATGGATGAGCACCGCCAGGAAATGGGGAACTACCACGTCGAAAAGGGCCTGCAGCGCCTGAAGGAAGAGGACTTCCGCGATGCCCTGCGCCTCCTCCGCCTTGGCGTTGCACGCGCGCCCGGCAACCTGGAAGGCCGCACGGTGCTGGCCGGTATCTACGAGGTCGCTTTCAAGCGGCCGGATCTGGCCGCCGACATGATGCTCGAAGGCCTGAAAAAGGGCGGGATCGAAGACCTCGACTACCTGAAAGTGACCCTGCGCATCCTGCTGCGCCACCAGATGGATGCCAAGATCCAGGAACTGGCCGACGAATACCTGCCGAAGGAGCCGGAAATGACGGACCTGAACCGCACCATCGCCTTCGGGGCTGCCAACGCCAACTTCCTGCGGGGCAACTACGACCGGGCGGACGACTATCTAATCAACTACAAGCTCAATGAAGCGCTTGAAGGCATCATTCTCTCCGCCCAGATCAGCTGGGAGCGCGGCAACCAGCTGGCCGCCATCAGCAAGTTGGAGGAATCGGTGCGCAAATTCCCCAACTCCGAAGCCCTGCTCATGCAATTGAGCCGTTATTACCGTGAAATGGGCGACATCGACTCGGCCCGCCGCTACGCCATCCTGCGCAACGTGAAAGACCCGCTCAGTCCGGCCCCGCGCCTGGAACTGCTCTACATCTACAACAAGTCAGGGGATACGGAACGCGAGGAGCGTGAAACCAAGCGTATGCTCAAGCAATTCCGCGAGGATGAGCCGGCCCTGCAGTCGCTGGCCAACTTTGCCGCCGACACCGGCAATATCGAGCTTGCCCGCCGCACCTACGAGGAAGCCCTCGAAAACGAATTTTCCATCGACGCCTTCGCCCTGCTGCTCATTGAGGCGCACCTGGTCAGCAAGGACTACCCCGGCGCCCTTGCCTTTGCGGAAGAACTCCTGAAGGAAAAGCCGGACTGGTTAAGCGATCGCTGGGCCATCTTCAGCAGCTTGCGGGCGGTCGCCTCCTACGGCATCAACCGTCCGGACCTAGGTGAAATCTACTTGCAAAACTTCATCGAGGAAAAGCGCAACCAGCCCTCCACCTACCTAGCCGTGTCACGCCGTTTTGTGAATATCGACCGTTACCAGCAGGCCCACAAGGTTCTCTCGGTGGCTTATCAAAACTCCCCAAGCAACCAGAAGATTCTCACTGAGCTGGTCCGCATCAACTTGGAACTGGGCAACACGGAAAACCTCAACAAGCTGATCAGCCGGCTGCTCCAGATGCGCCGCCCCGAACTCAACCTACTGGCCGACGCCTACCAGAAACTGGGCAGCGACCTCTTCATCTTCACACCGGACCGCGAAAGCCTGCTGCTGGAACTGGGCGCACTGCTGCGCGAGCAGACCCAATCGCTTCCCGCCAACCGGAACCTGACAGCCGCCGCCAAGGAAACAATCTAA
- a CDS encoding outer membrane beta-barrel protein, with amino-acid sequence MQSSYQILLPLAAATLAMPLSQQAAPLVSIGDNADLFFNGSSSIRWMSNVFRDDENEHEDFIYTLSPGFELNIGRGMSNTNFAIITRYDIIRYDDRDDLNGEEFHIKAVGSYRSSRLDLSGSASFDEEQSSPGESESTKDLDDLIESDNYRASLQGEYRLSPKFSIGSGVHYSDKQYTTYEDRFADRETFTVPVDVYYELTPKVDLSAGYSYSHTSVEEIYYDNGIYIGDYDTASHFFNVGARGMLLPKLNGFFKVGYRLQDSDDSVIGLYNASKQVFPYDKTNRGDNGMLGLDLDLTWNATPKVTVVGRASRDFGVGGEGQNTEVTSFSLNGSYAINSNFSASANAGYTLRDYETDREDDQYRLGARLSYRPNQFWNFSTGYSYVENDSNLSGADYQNHIIDLTASLRY; translated from the coding sequence ATGCAATCAAGTTACCAGATTCTCTTACCTCTTGCCGCCGCAACCCTTGCGATGCCTTTGAGCCAGCAGGCGGCACCTCTGGTGTCTATCGGAGACAACGCAGACCTTTTCTTCAACGGTTCCTCCAGCATCCGCTGGATGTCCAACGTCTTCCGTGATGACGAGAATGAGCATGAGGACTTTATCTACACTTTGTCGCCCGGCTTTGAGTTGAATATCGGCCGTGGCATGTCCAACACGAATTTTGCCATCATCACCCGTTACGATATCATCCGGTATGATGATCGCGACGACCTCAACGGTGAGGAGTTCCACATCAAGGCGGTCGGTTCTTACCGTTCCAGCCGTTTGGATCTCTCCGGTTCGGCCAGCTTCGACGAAGAGCAGTCTTCTCCCGGTGAAAGCGAGTCCACGAAGGATCTGGATGACCTGATTGAGTCGGACAATTACCGTGCCAGCCTTCAGGGCGAGTACCGCCTCTCCCCGAAGTTCAGCATCGGTTCCGGCGTTCATTACTCGGACAAGCAGTACACCACCTACGAAGACCGCTTTGCAGACCGTGAAACCTTCACCGTTCCGGTGGATGTCTACTACGAGTTGACCCCGAAGGTCGACCTGAGTGCCGGTTACAGCTACAGCCACACTTCGGTTGAAGAGATCTATTATGACAACGGCATCTATATCGGTGACTATGACACCGCATCTCATTTCTTCAATGTCGGTGCCCGTGGCATGCTGCTGCCCAAGCTGAATGGTTTCTTTAAAGTCGGTTACCGTTTGCAGGATTCGGATGATTCCGTCATTGGCTTGTACAACGCCAGCAAGCAGGTCTTTCCGTATGACAAAACCAACCGTGGCGACAACGGCATGCTTGGTCTGGATCTCGACCTGACCTGGAATGCCACTCCGAAGGTGACCGTGGTCGGCCGTGCTTCCCGCGACTTCGGTGTCGGTGGCGAAGGTCAAAACACGGAGGTTACGAGCTTCAGCTTGAATGGCTCCTATGCGATCAATTCGAATTTCTCCGCCAGCGCGAATGCCGGTTACACCCTGCGTGACTATGAAACCGACCGCGAAGACGATCAATACCGTCTGGGGGCCCGTCTGAGTTACCGTCCGAATCAATTCTGGAACTTCAGTACCGGTTACTCCTATGTGGAGAATGATTCGAATCTGTCCGGTGCGGACTATCAGAACCACATCATCGACCTGACTGCATCGCTCCGCTACTAA
- a CDS encoding polysaccharide biosynthesis/export family protein: MKTLLTTCVLALQFLATALLAQDSVSDFSAPSSGGGGTGSGLGMVVGENYILKPSDVIQVNVYQEPDLEKQVRIEADGTVTLALIEKVKISGMTVAEAQTLITDLYNRDYLVNPQISVLVVSFSPKVVTILGSVNRPGVVYMPPDRDLTLTEAIAQVNGISRLGNPKSITIKRVSDDGRAQQWEVNFSRIVTDPKVKDIILQEGDTVWVPERVI, translated from the coding sequence ATGAAGACCTTATTGACCACTTGCGTTCTCGCCCTCCAGTTTCTTGCCACCGCCCTGTTGGCTCAGGATTCCGTTTCTGATTTCTCCGCACCGTCATCCGGAGGCGGGGGTACGGGGTCCGGTCTGGGCATGGTCGTGGGCGAAAATTATATCCTGAAACCATCCGATGTGATTCAGGTCAATGTGTACCAGGAGCCGGACCTTGAAAAGCAAGTCCGGATCGAAGCGGACGGTACCGTGACCTTGGCTCTGATCGAAAAGGTTAAGATTTCCGGGATGACGGTGGCTGAGGCCCAGACCCTGATTACGGACCTCTACAACCGGGACTATCTGGTCAATCCGCAGATTTCCGTATTGGTGGTTTCTTTCTCGCCCAAGGTCGTGACGATTCTTGGCAGCGTAAACCGCCCCGGGGTGGTTTACATGCCGCCGGACCGTGACCTGACCCTGACCGAGGCGATCGCTCAAGTCAATGGGATCAGCCGTTTGGGCAACCCCAAGTCCATCACGATCAAGCGTGTCAGTGACGACGGCCGCGCCCAGCAGTGGGAAGTGAATTTCAGCCGAATCGTGACGGATCCGAAGGTAAAAGACATTATTCTACAAGAGGGTGACACCGTTTGGGTCCCCGAACGTGTTATCTAA
- a CDS encoding GumC family protein encodes MKNEYVRGGPDPNAGGYGYGGGYGGYGYGGYGYGSYGGYEGGGGGGGPQRSVKDYFLMFRERIWYLVVAFFIIFSGSILYTFNKTKVYTAYATVQLLRDDPSALGNLSDADQMFQIRSAEDLNTQISVFESSKIIVGVEQRLQDEDRERFMAPYTDALSLRGPMTPTEVLGKNRKILPRRMSLMVNVAYTHPDPIIAAKVANLFAEEFINQNLTMNIDGAMKNVEDLRIRADQQRARVEELEFKLAEYREQKKAVSLDSREDIAREQLASLNSIKTTAKNAYDQLETKWNLIETYRREGKDLWELTFISEQPRVATLLERITQSRIEISTLGKRYREKHPAMVQLIQSLQESENELGAAVQNAVDKIYASYLEAKSNFEVASQRLAEKEQEMIELSKTRVEFNSLLRELDVQQGFLQALVSRMTQEKAQVNLKNPNARIVDEAFPPPEDRPSSPNVLMNLAAGVFGGLAVGVGLVFVVAFLDDRVKSAFDIEGAIGLPLLGVVPRIKKMDSTSKAQAVASNVDRHVTETFRSIHSSMKLHDESKNAKIIVVTSTVPGEGKSFVSSNTALTFANHGEKTLLLDGDLRLPNVARSLQLENDRGVLDYVEKGVDLDELIISEVYPNLDVMPTGGKSKNPTQVLNNPKLEAMFAELRDRYDRIIVDSPPLAAVSDALNLLPMVDGVIYVIKFNTVKRKTAMVNVRRLWESNTPVFGAILNNITSSLSSYYYSHYSDNKYKDYYISAGDDFEETYAEDETEPERLNR; translated from the coding sequence ATGAAGAACGAGTATGTGAGGGGTGGCCCCGACCCGAATGCTGGCGGATATGGCTATGGTGGCGGCTATGGCGGCTACGGCTATGGTGGCTACGGTTATGGTTCTTATGGCGGCTATGAAGGTGGTGGCGGCGGAGGCGGACCCCAGCGGTCTGTTAAGGACTACTTTCTGATGTTCCGTGAGCGTATCTGGTACTTGGTGGTGGCCTTTTTCATTATCTTTTCCGGATCGATCCTCTATACCTTTAACAAGACCAAGGTTTATACCGCCTACGCGACCGTCCAGTTGCTTCGTGACGACCCTTCCGCGCTGGGCAACTTGTCGGATGCCGACCAGATGTTCCAGATCCGCTCGGCAGAGGATTTGAACACGCAGATCAGTGTTTTCGAGAGTTCCAAGATCATTGTCGGGGTGGAGCAGCGCCTGCAGGACGAGGATCGTGAGCGCTTCATGGCTCCCTATACGGACGCATTGAGTCTTCGTGGTCCGATGACTCCCACGGAAGTGCTGGGTAAAAACCGTAAGATTCTCCCGCGCCGCATGAGCCTGATGGTCAATGTGGCTTACACGCACCCGGACCCGATCATCGCCGCCAAGGTCGCGAACCTCTTTGCCGAGGAATTCATCAACCAGAACCTGACGATGAATATCGACGGTGCGATGAAGAATGTGGAAGACCTCCGGATCCGTGCGGATCAGCAGCGGGCACGTGTCGAGGAGCTTGAGTTCAAGCTGGCTGAGTACCGGGAACAGAAGAAGGCCGTCTCGCTCGACAGTCGTGAAGATATCGCGCGTGAGCAGCTTGCCAGCCTGAATTCGATCAAGACGACGGCGAAGAACGCCTACGACCAGCTTGAGACCAAATGGAACCTGATCGAGACCTATCGCCGGGAGGGCAAGGACCTGTGGGAGCTGACCTTTATCTCTGAGCAACCGCGCGTGGCAACCCTCCTTGAGCGTATCACCCAATCCCGCATCGAGATTTCGACATTGGGCAAGCGTTATCGTGAAAAGCACCCGGCTATGGTGCAGCTGATACAGTCGCTGCAGGAGTCGGAGAATGAGTTGGGTGCTGCGGTCCAGAACGCGGTTGATAAGATTTACGCCAGCTACCTGGAGGCAAAGAGCAATTTCGAGGTCGCCAGCCAGCGTCTGGCTGAGAAGGAGCAGGAGATGATCGAGCTGAGTAAGACGCGCGTCGAATTCAACTCCCTGCTTCGTGAGTTGGATGTCCAGCAGGGCTTCCTGCAGGCACTGGTTTCCCGGATGACTCAGGAAAAAGCCCAGGTCAACCTGAAGAATCCGAACGCCCGTATTGTTGACGAAGCCTTTCCTCCGCCGGAAGACCGTCCGTCCTCCCCGAACGTGCTGATGAACCTTGCGGCCGGTGTCTTCGGCGGCTTGGCTGTCGGTGTCGGCCTGGTCTTCGTCGTGGCCTTCCTTGATGACCGCGTGAAAAGTGCTTTCGATATCGAAGGTGCGATCGGACTTCCGCTGTTGGGCGTGGTTCCGCGTATCAAGAAAATGGATTCGACGTCCAAGGCGCAGGCGGTGGCTTCCAATGTGGACCGTCACGTCACCGAGACTTTCCGTTCCATCCATTCATCCATGAAGCTTCATGATGAAAGTAAGAATGCGAAGATCATCGTCGTGACCAGTACGGTGCCCGGTGAAGGTAAGTCCTTTGTCAGCTCGAATACCGCGCTGACTTTTGCCAACCACGGTGAGAAAACGCTGCTGCTGGACGGTGACTTGCGCCTCCCGAATGTGGCCCGTTCGCTCCAGTTGGAGAATGACCGGGGGGTTCTGGATTACGTCGAAAAGGGGGTCGACCTCGATGAGCTGATCATCAGTGAGGTCTATCCGAACCTCGACGTCATGCCGACCGGCGGTAAGTCAAAGAATCCGACCCAGGTCCTGAATAATCCGAAGTTGGAGGCGATGTTTGCCGAACTGCGTGATCGCTACGACCGTATCATTGTCGACTCGCCGCCCCTGGCTGCTGTCAGTGACGCGCTCAACCTGCTTCCGATGGTCGATGGCGTGATCTACGTGATCAAGTTCAATACGGTGAAGCGGAAGACCGCCATGGTCAATGTGCGCCGCCTCTGGGAGTCGAATACGCCCGTGTTTGGCGCGATCCTGAACAATATCACAAGCTCGCTCTCCAGCTACTACTACTCGCACTACTCCGATAACAAGTACAAGGACTACTATATCAGTGCGGGGGATGACTTCGAGGAGACCTACGCCGAAGATGAGACTGAGCCTGAACGGTTGAATCGCTAG
- a CDS encoding L-threonylcarbamoyladenylate synthase, translating to MSSTSRILSPEEANLERCARHLEAGELVGVPTETVYGLAGDASREDAVRKIFTVKGRPLIDPLIVHVPSLEAARKYAALNPAAEALAARFWPGPLTLVLPKKAIIPDIVTAGLPSVAIRCPAHPVFRALLERLDFPVAAPSANPFSYISPTTAAHVDLHLGHKIAATLDGGECQHGVESTIVDLRTPETPAILRYGPISPESISETLGSPVRLPAKTNQRSAQAAPGTLEKHYSPRTRVTLLEHGSAHDRIFELLSGNQTALILNRRPDRDHPTGAVYWLSEDGNLAEQAKHLYSLLHRLDAMDFKEIFIEAAVDEGLGRSINDRLKRAAAK from the coding sequence ATGTCGTCCACGTCCAGAATCCTATCCCCGGAGGAAGCCAACCTGGAGCGCTGCGCCCGTCATTTGGAAGCCGGCGAGCTGGTGGGCGTCCCGACGGAGACAGTGTACGGACTGGCGGGTGACGCCAGCCGCGAGGATGCAGTCCGTAAAATCTTCACGGTCAAGGGACGCCCCTTGATCGACCCGCTGATCGTGCATGTGCCCAGCCTGGAAGCCGCCCGGAAGTATGCAGCGCTGAATCCGGCTGCAGAAGCCCTGGCCGCCCGCTTCTGGCCGGGCCCGCTCACCCTGGTATTGCCCAAGAAGGCAATCATCCCTGACATCGTAACCGCAGGTTTGCCCAGCGTGGCAATCCGCTGCCCCGCGCATCCAGTCTTCCGCGCGCTCTTGGAACGCCTCGATTTTCCAGTCGCAGCCCCCTCCGCCAACCCTTTCAGCTATATCAGTCCGACTACCGCGGCACATGTCGACCTTCACCTGGGACACAAGATAGCCGCCACTCTCGACGGTGGCGAATGCCAGCATGGGGTGGAATCGACCATCGTCGACCTGCGCACCCCGGAAACTCCCGCCATCCTGCGCTATGGTCCGATCTCTCCCGAAAGTATTTCCGAAACGCTGGGCAGTCCGGTGCGCTTGCCAGCGAAAACAAATCAGCGAAGCGCTCAAGCCGCCCCCGGTACTCTCGAAAAACATTACAGTCCCCGCACCCGGGTGACACTCCTCGAGCACGGCTCAGCGCATGACCGCATCTTCGAACTGCTGAGTGGGAACCAGACCGCTCTCATCCTGAACCGCCGACCGGATAGGGATCATCCAACCGGTGCCGTCTACTGGCTGTCCGAGGACGGCAATCTGGCGGAACAGGCAAAACACTTGTACAGCCTACTCCACCGACTCGATGCGATGGACTTTAAAGAGATCTTCATCGAAGCCGCCGTCGACGAAGGACTCGGACGCAGCATCAATGACCGCCTGAAACGGGCAGCAGCCAAGTAG
- the rpsR gene encoding 30S ribosomal protein S18 has product MSTENNKPNRSLNPMDYSFSDVEQLSRFVTETGKILPRKVTGLSAKHQRRITNRIKQARNMLTMK; this is encoded by the coding sequence ATGAGCACAGAGAACAACAAACCCAATCGCTCCCTCAACCCGATGGACTACAGTTTCTCGGATGTTGAGCAGCTGTCCCGCTTTGTTACTGAAACGGGCAAGATTCTCCCGCGCAAAGTTACCGGTCTTTCTGCCAAGCATCAGCGTCGCATCACGAACCGCATCAAGCAGGCTCGTAACATGCTGACGATGAAGTAG